A stretch of the Capsicum annuum cultivar UCD-10X-F1 chromosome 10, UCD10Xv1.1, whole genome shotgun sequence genome encodes the following:
- the LOC107843647 gene encoding uncharacterized protein LOC107843647 isoform X2: MAQKYLHELLQEDQEPFYIAKRHINFSTRKTSSLQVKKIQKPIINQTPTSKFCKNTCFSSFHDSPDLRKSPLYLPSPAPVKCQENGKFVLHVPARTATLLLEAAMRIQKQQSSSKAKKQIKKEKFGVFGSILKRLKDRNGTKDDVYNRSDTFVDPMHGETFSALDCSFSKDRKDTLAEMLSKIACDETSWSSPFINSMHSENFNPSNNSFSKDRNGTLAEMLSKDSYDRSLRSSPFSEPTNIMYNESLNTPSCPCNNKGVLNIENKEEKFMDLENYSNNGDFSPFRFSLQRCSSSGDVMPEFKSPAASPMCHKKEDKEKYETIIALTSTDKVEEEEDDENEKEQCSPVSVLDPPFEEEDGHVGAEVEEEDSDLDCSYAHVQMSESGFSLRGSEVYIRASRRGFNIYYICVKNSFDNVKIV; the protein is encoded by the exons ATGGCACAGAAATATCTGCATGAACTTCTTCAAGAAGATCAAGAACCATTTTACATTGCTAAAAGACACATTAATTTTTCTACCCGAAAAACCTCTTCCTTACAagtcaagaaaattcaaaaaccaaTAATTAATCAAACTCCAACATCTAAATTTTGCAAGAATACTTGCTTTTCTTCCTTTCATGACTCACCAGACTTAAGAAAATCCCCTTTGTATTTGCCTTCTCCTGCTCCAGTGAAGTGCCAAGAAAATGGGAAATTTGTTCTACATGTTCCTGCAAGAACTGCTACTTTACTTCTTGAAGCTGCAATGAGGATACAAAAGCAACAAAGTTCATCAAAAGCGAAAAAACAAATCAAGAAAGAGAAGTTTGGTGTTTTTGGATCCATTTTGAAGAGACTTAAAGATCGAAATGGTACTAAGGATGATGTGTATAATAGATCTGATACTTTTGTGGACCCCATGCATGGCGAGACTTTTAGTGCTCTGGATTGTTCTTTTTCCAAAGATCGAAAAGATACTCTCGCAGAAATGCTGAGTAAGATTGCATGTGATGAAACCTCGTGGTCAAGTCCTTTTATAAACTCAATGCATAGTGAGAACTTTAATCcatcaaataattctttttccAAAGATCGAAATGGTACTCTTGCAGAAATGCTGAGTAAAGATTCGTACGATAGATCATTAAGGTCTAGTCCTTTTTCGGAGCCCACGAATATCATGTATAACGAGAGTTTAAATACACCGAGCTGTCCATGCAATAACAAAGGAGTACTTAAcattgaaaacaaagaagagaagTTTATGGACTTGGAGAATTATAGCAATAATGGTGATTTTAGTCCTTTTAGATTTTCTCTTCAAAGGTGCTCGTCCTCCGGCGATGTTATGCCGGAATTTAAATCTCCGGCGGCTTCTCCGATGTGTCACAAGAAAGAG GACAAAGAAAAGTATGAAACAATTATAGCTTTGACAAGTACCGATaaggtagaagaagaagaagatgatgaaaatgagaAAGAGCAATGCAGTCCAGTTTCTGTATTGGATCCTCCATTTGAGGAGGAGGATGGACATGTAGGTGCGGAGGTCGAGGAGGAGGATTCTGATCTTGATTGCAGTTATGCACACGTGCAAA